One region of Cinclus cinclus chromosome 1, bCinCin1.1, whole genome shotgun sequence genomic DNA includes:
- the LOC134049365 gene encoding transcription factor SOX-17-like produces MSSPDAGYASSDDQVQGRCSLPIMMPAMCPWAESLSPLGEAKAKGGAAASGPSGGRSKGEARIRRPMNAFMVWAKDERKRLAQQNPDLHNAELSKMLGKSWKALSLSEKRPFVEEAERLRVQHMQDHPNYKYRPRRRKQVKRLKRVESGFLQHGLAEAAAGPGLGSEVAGGGGRMCVEGLGLPYGEQGYAAGAGHYRDCAPLGAAFDGYSLPTPDPSPLDAAESEAPFFAAGLQEECALVPYGYGPHPAAAEYPAAAASESPSGASLRRHLPPGEALGAGGSLQGLLGCPAPLHAYYGQCQPPGPGRCPPLPPPGAVGQPSPPPETAPCREQLEQLPPEELLGDVDRTEFEQYLRFACKPELALPFGGHDAAALPSPEGAAPISSAVSDASSAVYYCGYPDL; encoded by the exons ATGAGCAGCCCCGATGCGGGCTACGCCAGCAGCGACGACCAGGTGCAGGGGCGGTGCTCGCTGCCCATCATGATGCCGGCCATGTGCCCGTGGGCAGAGTCGCTGAGCCCGCTGGGGGAGGCGAAGGCGaagggcggcgcggcggcgtCGGGGCCGTCGGGTGGCCGGAGCAAGGGCGAGGCGCGGATCCGGCGTCCCATGAACGCCTTCATGGTGTGGGCGAAGGACGAGCGCAAGCGGCTGGCGCAGCAGAACCCGGACCTGCACAATGCCGAGCTCAGCAAGATGCTCG GTAAATCGTGGAAGGCGCTGTCGCTGTCGGAGAAGCGTCCGTTCGTGGAGGAGGCGGAGCGGCTGCGGGTGCAACACATGCAGGACCACCCCAACTACAAGTACCGGCCGCGGCGGCGGAAGCAGGTGAAGCGCCTGAAGCGGGTGGAGAGCGGCTTCCTGCAGCACGGCctggcggaggcggcggcggggcccgggctGGGCAGCGAGGTCGCCGGCGGCGGTGGCAGGATGTGCGTGGAGGGCCTGGGACTGCCGTACGGCGAGCAGGGCTACGCGGCGGGCGCGGGCCACTACCGGGACTGTGCGCCGCTGGGCGCGGCGTTCGACGGCTACAGCCTGCCGACGCCGGACCCGTCGCCGCTGGACGCGGCGGAGAGCGAGGCGCCCTTCTTCGCGgcggggctgcaggaggagtgCGCGCTGGTGCCCTACGGCTACGGCCCGCACCCGGCGGCCGCCGAGTacccggcggcggcggcgtcCGAGAGCCCGTCGGGCGCGTCGCTGCGGCGGCATCTGCCGCCCGGGGAGGCGCTGGGCGCGGGCGGGTCGCTtcaggggctgctgggctgcCCGGCGCCGCTGCACGCGTACTACGGGCAGTGCCAgccgccgggcccggggcgctgcccgccgctgccgccgccgggGGCCGTGGGGCAGCCGTCGCCGCCGCCCGAGACGGCGCCGTGccgggagcagctggagcagctgccgccggaggagctgctgggcgACGTGGACCGCACCGAGTTCGAACAGTACCTGCGCTTCGCCTGCAAGCCCGAGCTGGCGCTGCCCTTCGGCGGCCACGACGCGGCCGCGCTGCCGTCGCCCGAGGGCGCGGCTCCCATCTCGTCGGCCGTGTCGGACGCCAGCAGCGCCGTCTATTACTGCGGCTATCCGGACTTGTGA